AGTTTTGGTCAAGATGCCCTAGAGACGAATGTACGAACTTTTTATGACGCCATCATCAAAGCCCGCCCAACGGGTGTAAAGGGTGTCTATGTAAAGAAGGCAACACTGTCCTCGACCATGGGGCCTGGGTTGACTTTGGAATTAACGACCTTGGGCGAGAGCCAGGATTAAGAAATTTCATCCCCCAAAGGGGGTGAGGCAGGGCGAAATTGTTTTTCGCCCGCCTGTCCGAGACTGTAGGTGCTGCGGAATTTTCGTAGCTTAAGGGGTATCCGCCTGCATAGACGGGAGTAGAGGTTCTGGCATTTATGCCCGGACTTGAACTTCTGGGACAGGGGAGAGGACCATCGGGGTCATCCCGAGGGTCCAAAGTGGAACGTCTTTAAGGCATTTTGCCAAAAAGACATTGTCTAAGGAGACGACAAGTGAACCGGACTGAGAAAGAAAATCTGGTTGCTTCGCTTAAAGATCTGTTTGATGGATCGAACCTAATGGTTGTTACCCATCAAAGCGGATTGTCGGTTGCTGAATCTACGGATTTACGCCGCCAGATGGGCGAAGCAGGGGCCAGTTTCAAAGTCACTAAAAATCGGCTTACACGTCTCGCCCTGGAAGGCACGAAGTTTGCTGACCTTGCACCATTGTTTTCGGGACCGACGGCCATTGCGACGTCAAAAGACCCGATTGCAGCGGCCAAGGTGGCAGTCAAATACGCTAAAGATAATGAAAAGCTGGTTATTACTGGTGGCGTGTTGGACGGAAAAACACTCGATGTTGATGGCATCAAGGCGCTCGCGTCTCTGCCATCGCTCGATGAGCTTCGTGGCAAACTCGTTGGCATGCTGTCAACGCCTGCAACCAGAATCGCCCGTGTGCTGAGTGCACCCGGCGGGCAGGTTGCTCGTGTGATTGCAGCCCATTCGGAACAGGGAGAGGCGGCCTAGAGCCACCCACCAACAGAAGTTTAAGTTAAACTGGAGAAATAAAATGGCCGATATTGAAAAAATTGCAGAAGATCTTTCCGCACTGACCGTTATGGAAGCAGCTGAACTGTCCAAGCTTCTCGAAGAGAAGTGGGGCGTATCAGCAGCAGCTCCGGTTGCAGCAGCAGCTGCTGCTGCAGGCGGCGGCGAAGCAGCCGAAGTCAAGGACACCTTTGATGTTGTTCTGGCTTCCTTTGGCGAGAAAAAGATCAACGTGATCAAAGAAGTCCGGGCGATTACTGGCCTGGGTCTCAAGGAAGCGAAAGATCTGGTCGAAGCAGCACCGAAAGCAGTTAAAGAAGGTGTTGATAAGGCTGAAGCCGATTCGATCAAGGAAAAGCTTGAAGGCGCTGGCGCCACTGTTGAGCTGAAGTAGTTTGGTTTATGCCCCCGGCAATGTGCCGGGGGCGTGATCCTTTCCTGATTTCAGGAAAAAGTGTTTAGTATCAAGTATCTAAGATAACGCATCGTTCTAAAGGACCTCTGATCCATGGCGAAATCCTTCACCGGTCGTAAACGTATTCGGTATGACTTTGGCCGCTTGCCTTCGGCTGTGCCGATGCCCAACCTGATTGAGATGCAAAAAACGTCTTATGACGAGTTTTTGCAAATGGGCGTTCCCCCGCGTGAGCGGACGGATACGGGCCTGCAGGAAGTATTCAAA
The DNA window shown above is from Rhodospirillales bacterium and carries:
- the rplJ gene encoding 50S ribosomal protein L10, with amino-acid sequence MNRTEKENLVASLKDLFDGSNLMVVTHQSGLSVAESTDLRRQMGEAGASFKVTKNRLTRLALEGTKFADLAPLFSGPTAIATSKDPIAAAKVAVKYAKDNEKLVITGGVLDGKTLDVDGIKALASLPSLDELRGKLVGMLSTPATRIARVLSAPGGQVARVIAAHSEQGEAA
- the rplL gene encoding 50S ribosomal protein L7/L12; this encodes MADIEKIAEDLSALTVMEAAELSKLLEEKWGVSAAAPVAAAAAAAGGGEAAEVKDTFDVVLASFGEKKINVIKEVRAITGLGLKEAKDLVEAAPKAVKEGVDKAEADSIKEKLEGAGATVELK